From a single Thermoleophilia bacterium genomic region:
- a CDS encoding ABC transporter ATP-binding protein, with translation MAHLLEVKDLSTHFFTHAGVVKAVNGVSFTLDRGETLSIVGESGSGKTVAALSLMRLVPDPPGRIVEGTLMLGDRDLRAMSEEEMRRVRGNDIAMIFQDPMTSLNPVVKVGKQVAESIVLHQGKSKAEALEMAEELLARVGIPDAPARIKQYPFEFSGGMRQRVMIAMAISCNPDILIADEPTTALDVTIQAQIIDVVREMQSEYSSGVILITHDLGVVAEIADKVMVMYGGRTVEYGSVDEIFYNPHHPYTWGLLGSLPRLDRRARLTPIKGQPPDLISLPDGCPFAGRCRYVREECRDRWPALEIVGPEHGVHCWVPPAERRSVRAELDLGGVEEVAP, from the coding sequence GTGGCTCATCTCCTCGAGGTCAAGGATCTCTCGACGCACTTCTTCACCCATGCCGGTGTCGTCAAGGCCGTCAACGGTGTGAGCTTCACGCTCGACCGCGGCGAGACACTCTCGATTGTCGGCGAGTCCGGGTCGGGAAAGACGGTGGCGGCGCTGTCTCTCATGCGCTTGGTGCCAGACCCGCCGGGCAGGATAGTGGAGGGAACGCTCATGCTCGGCGATCGCGACCTGCGCGCGATGAGCGAAGAAGAGATGCGCCGCGTACGCGGCAACGACATCGCCATGATCTTCCAGGACCCGATGACGAGCCTCAATCCCGTCGTGAAGGTCGGCAAGCAGGTGGCGGAGTCGATCGTCCTCCACCAGGGCAAGTCGAAGGCGGAGGCCCTGGAGATGGCCGAAGAGCTTCTGGCGCGGGTGGGCATACCCGACGCACCCGCGCGCATCAAGCAGTACCCCTTCGAGTTCTCGGGCGGCATGCGCCAACGCGTGATGATCGCCATGGCCATCAGCTGCAACCCGGACATCCTCATTGCCGACGAGCCGACGACGGCCCTCGATGTGACGATCCAGGCGCAGATCATCGACGTCGTGCGCGAGATGCAGAGCGAGTACTCGTCGGGCGTGATCCTCATTACGCACGATTTGGGGGTTGTCGCCGAGATCGCCGACAAGGTCATGGTCATGTACGGCGGCCGAACGGTCGAGTACGGCAGCGTCGACGAGATCTTCTACAACCCGCACCACCCCTACACCTGGGGGCTGCTGGGCTCCTTGCCGAGACTCGACCGGCGCGCCCGCCTCACTCCTATCAAGGGACAGCCGCCGGATCTCATCTCTCTGCCCGACGGCTGCCCGTTCGCCGGCCGCTGCCGCTACGTGCGCGAGGAATGTCGCGATCGCTGGCCGGCGCTCGAGATCGTAGGACCGGAACACGGTGTCCACTGCTGGGTGCCGCCGGCCGAACGCCGGTCCGTTCGCGCCGAGTTGGACCTCGGTGGAGTCGAGGAGGTCGCGCCGTGA
- the recJ gene encoding single-stranded-DNA-specific exonuclease RecJ, translating into MTASANWTIPPAPYADVRALAQELSLSETLAQVLVRRGYADPDAARAFLEPDTRVHNPYRLLGMDAARARLDRALRHDEVIAVHGDYDADGITATFTLVRLLSDLGADVRWRLPNRFTDGYGVSLAAVEELAAAGVKLLITVDCGITARAEVARARELGMDVIVTDHHEMEGALPDCTVLSPKLGSYPCPHLAGVGVAFKLAHALLEEPQADLVEVPLALRALSDVVALGTIADLVPLTGENRTLVRLGLGRLRSAPRAGLAALMEVADVTPANATAGSVGYRLAPRLNAAGRLEDASVALELLNCEDRTSALPIALRLNELNRERQAIEAAMVAEASALIAEPPPAAIVLSSPTWHEGVVGIVASRVAERFNRPTILLSEGDDEAKGSGRSVAGFDILAALESTSTHLLAFGGHRAACGLRLRRRDLDAFQREFVAHVARTRGSDVPREHLVDAIVGGHELTLSLADELERLAPHGFGNHSVSLLVRDVEIAAPRRTRNGRHLQYRVCSDGASCQAIHFNPSTPETITTSDRFDVLVSLAKNEYGGSVSAQVEVKEIVPSRETSLDTAAESRPSGVADVDSALWSSLLERLPAWPDELRDARPEAFETRLIDRRGRPLQPIVNALVGGGERVVALVAGPSARRPLSGRLPSAVEILATGQRALARTPVAGSPLQHGEEVVVLGFDALAAASTPAVRAALANANHLVFADPPLSRAVRDGFVLAAPQAWIHFAWGREELDFAEKMSQADYDVRAVARRVWAALTAGSGSFDEDLGRQLLATQPGSPPVLAVAAALRVLREAALLHVGDDGRYELARPAEKVDITQTPTYTRWHTLFQTNDYLPTCLTATR; encoded by the coding sequence GTGACAGCATCGGCAAACTGGACCATTCCTCCGGCGCCTTACGCCGACGTGCGCGCGCTTGCGCAGGAACTGAGCCTCAGCGAAACGCTTGCGCAGGTCCTTGTGCGTCGCGGCTACGCCGATCCCGACGCGGCGCGCGCGTTTCTTGAGCCGGACACGCGCGTCCATAATCCCTATCGGCTCCTCGGCATGGACGCGGCCCGTGCCCGCCTCGACCGCGCCCTGCGCCACGACGAAGTAATTGCCGTGCACGGCGACTACGACGCCGACGGCATCACCGCGACCTTCACGCTTGTGCGCCTCTTGAGCGATCTCGGCGCCGACGTTCGCTGGCGACTGCCGAACCGTTTCACGGACGGCTACGGCGTGTCTCTCGCGGCAGTCGAGGAACTCGCCGCTGCAGGAGTCAAGCTCCTTATCACCGTGGACTGCGGCATCACGGCCCGCGCTGAGGTGGCGCGCGCCCGCGAACTCGGGATGGATGTGATCGTCACCGATCACCATGAGATGGAGGGCGCGCTTCCCGACTGCACCGTGCTCTCACCCAAGCTCGGTTCGTATCCATGCCCGCATCTCGCCGGCGTGGGCGTTGCCTTCAAGCTGGCGCACGCCCTCCTCGAAGAGCCGCAGGCCGATCTGGTGGAGGTGCCGCTGGCTCTGCGCGCCTTGAGCGACGTCGTCGCCTTGGGGACGATCGCCGACCTCGTGCCCTTGACCGGCGAGAACCGAACGCTGGTGCGTCTCGGCCTGGGACGCCTGCGCAGTGCGCCGCGTGCCGGACTGGCGGCACTCATGGAAGTGGCAGACGTCACCCCGGCAAACGCCACCGCCGGCAGCGTCGGCTACCGCCTGGCGCCACGCCTCAACGCTGCCGGGCGTCTGGAGGACGCGTCCGTCGCTCTCGAACTCCTCAACTGCGAGGACCGCACGTCGGCGCTGCCCATCGCTCTGCGACTCAATGAGCTCAATCGTGAGCGCCAAGCGATTGAGGCAGCGATGGTGGCGGAGGCGAGCGCTCTGATAGCCGAACCGCCACCAGCGGCCATCGTCCTCTCGTCTCCTACGTGGCATGAGGGTGTTGTCGGTATCGTCGCGTCGCGCGTCGCCGAGCGCTTCAATCGCCCCACGATCCTTCTCAGCGAAGGCGACGACGAAGCCAAGGGTTCCGGACGCAGTGTGGCCGGCTTCGACATCCTCGCCGCGCTCGAATCGACCTCCACGCACTTGCTCGCCTTCGGCGGGCATCGCGCCGCCTGCGGTCTGCGACTTCGGCGCCGGGATCTCGATGCCTTCCAGCGCGAGTTCGTAGCGCACGTCGCGCGCACTCGCGGCAGCGACGTTCCCCGTGAGCACCTCGTCGACGCGATCGTCGGCGGACACGAGCTCACCCTTTCACTCGCCGACGAACTCGAGCGACTGGCGCCTCACGGCTTCGGCAACCACAGCGTCAGCTTGCTCGTGCGCGACGTCGAGATCGCCGCGCCGCGTCGCACGCGCAACGGTCGCCATCTGCAGTATCGCGTCTGTAGTGACGGCGCGTCGTGCCAGGCGATCCATTTCAACCCCTCCACCCCCGAAACGATCACCACGTCGGACCGCTTCGACGTTCTTGTCTCGCTGGCGAAAAACGAGTACGGCGGTAGTGTCAGCGCCCAAGTCGAGGTCAAAGAGATCGTGCCGAGCCGGGAGACGAGTCTTGACACCGCAGCGGAGAGTCGCCCCAGCGGCGTCGCGGATGTTGACTCGGCGCTCTGGAGCAGTCTCCTGGAGCGACTGCCGGCATGGCCGGATGAGCTCAGAGATGCGCGCCCCGAGGCCTTCGAGACACGCCTCATAGACCGTCGCGGACGGCCTTTGCAGCCAATTGTGAACGCGCTCGTCGGCGGAGGGGAGCGCGTGGTCGCACTCGTCGCCGGGCCGTCAGCGCGACGACCGCTGAGTGGTCGGTTGCCAAGCGCTGTCGAGATCCTGGCGACGGGCCAGCGCGCTCTTGCGCGCACCCCCGTCGCCGGGTCGCCCCTGCAGCATGGGGAAGAGGTCGTCGTCCTCGGTTTCGACGCCCTTGCTGCCGCGTCTACGCCCGCCGTGCGCGCCGCCCTCGCGAATGCGAACCACCTCGTCTTCGCGGACCCGCCACTTTCGCGTGCCGTTCGTGACGGCTTCGTGCTGGCTGCGCCCCAGGCCTGGATTCACTTCGCCTGGGGCCGAGAAGAACTGGACTTCGCCGAGAAGATGAGCCAAGCTGACTACGACGTGCGCGCCGTCGCGCGTCGCGTATGGGCAGCGCTCACTGCCGGCTCGGGCTCCTTCGACGAGGATCTCGGCCGTCAGTTGCTCGCCACCCAGCCCGGTTCGCCGCCCGTCTTGGCGGTAGCGGCGGCGCTGCGTGTGCTGCGCGAGGCGGCGCTCCTTCACGTCGGCGACGACGGCCGCTACGAGTTGGCACGCCCAGCAGAGAAAGTCGACATCACGCAGACCCCTACATATACGCGATGGCACACACTGTTTCAGACCAACGACTACCTGCCGACCTGCCTGACAGCCACACGCTGA
- a CDS encoding dipeptide ABC transporter ATP-binding protein, translated as MSLLEVRDLKKHFPIKSGVLRRTTGHVYAVDGVSFSVATGETLGLVGESGCGKSTTGRSVLRLIAPTSGSVTFNGIDVLKATRGEMQRLRRDMQIIFQDPYASLNPRKRVRSIVGESLDIHNIGTPAERKKRVYELLETVGLNAEHAERYPHEFSGGQRQRIGIARALALQPKLIVCDEPVSALDVSIRAQVINLLKDLQDEFGLTYLFIAHDLSVVKHASDRVAVMYLGKIVEISDSDALYERPQHPYTEALLSAVPIPDPETERGRRRIILEGDVPSPANPPEGCVFHPRCRRAREICRTAMPALASTGGDAGAHHQVACYFPARWKDGMRAVADEPFVAEPAPETI; from the coding sequence GTGAGCCTGCTCGAGGTGCGCGACCTCAAGAAGCACTTCCCGATCAAGTCTGGTGTTCTGCGGCGCACCACCGGGCACGTCTACGCCGTCGACGGCGTGAGCTTCTCGGTGGCGACCGGGGAGACGCTCGGATTGGTCGGGGAGAGCGGCTGCGGCAAGTCGACGACCGGCCGCTCGGTCTTGCGCCTCATCGCTCCCACGTCGGGATCAGTGACCTTCAACGGCATCGACGTCCTCAAGGCGACGCGCGGCGAGATGCAGCGTCTGCGCCGCGACATGCAGATCATCTTCCAGGACCCGTATGCATCTTTGAACCCCCGCAAGCGCGTGCGAAGCATCGTCGGCGAGTCGCTCGACATCCACAACATCGGGACGCCGGCCGAGCGCAAGAAACGCGTCTATGAGCTGCTCGAGACCGTCGGCCTCAACGCCGAGCACGCCGAGCGTTACCCGCACGAGTTCTCCGGCGGGCAACGACAGCGCATCGGCATTGCCCGCGCCCTCGCTCTGCAGCCCAAGCTCATCGTCTGCGACGAACCGGTGAGCGCCCTCGACGTCTCGATCCGCGCTCAGGTCATCAACCTCCTCAAGGACCTCCAGGACGAGTTCGGACTCACGTACCTCTTCATCGCGCACGACCTGTCGGTGGTGAAGCACGCCTCAGACAGAGTCGCCGTGATGTATCTGGGAAAGATCGTGGAGATCTCAGATAGCGACGCGCTCTACGAACGCCCGCAACACCCGTACACCGAGGCGCTGCTCTCCGCCGTGCCCATCCCCGATCCGGAGACCGAGCGCGGCCGGCGCCGCATCATTCTTGAGGGCGACGTGCCGAGCCCCGCGAACCCGCCGGAAGGGTGCGTCTTCCATCCACGCTGCCGGCGGGCGCGAGAGATCTGCAGGACGGCCATGCCGGCGCTGGCGAGCACCGGTGGCGACGCCGGCGCGCACCATCAGGTAGCCTGCTACTTCCCGGCGCGCTGGAAGGATGGCATGCGCGCCGTCGCCGACGAGCCGTTTGTTGCCGAGCCGGCGCCGGAGACGATCTGA
- a CDS encoding peptidylprolyl isomerase: MSYGRLWCLVAGTLLALVLTGCSGVGSTSPSPSSSPSLAASVNGVAVTDVDVDLVQAEARLAGSELSADEARSEAIRRELVRQEAARRDIVVRPADVAERVTDISDQLGGESALSAALSAADMTAAQLDAATEYNLLESALQDDLFPDVQASAEEVRAFYRKHRIDLFTTSARVKLRSITLPSRQVAENVADRVHDGLAFSEAARRYSQDKETRASGGLLGWVSISGLPEAAADAIADTPTGSVSAPVQLLGRWHLYAVLDRKAATAVPFSGVSAEIATELTRRARAAALAKWLTQAEDNATIVVH, encoded by the coding sequence GTGTCGTATGGCCGTCTGTGGTGCCTCGTCGCCGGCACACTCCTGGCGCTCGTCCTCACGGGCTGTTCCGGCGTGGGATCGACGTCTCCGTCCCCAAGTTCCAGCCCCAGCTTGGCCGCCAGCGTCAACGGCGTCGCCGTCACAGACGTCGACGTCGACCTCGTGCAGGCCGAGGCGCGTCTGGCCGGCAGCGAGCTCAGCGCCGACGAAGCCCGGTCGGAGGCCATCCGGCGCGAGTTGGTGCGCCAGGAGGCGGCGCGCAGAGACATCGTCGTGCGCCCCGCAGACGTCGCCGAGCGCGTGACCGACATCTCGGATCAGCTGGGGGGCGAGTCGGCGCTGTCGGCAGCCTTGAGCGCCGCCGACATGACGGCAGCGCAACTCGATGCCGCCACCGAGTACAACCTGCTCGAGAGCGCACTGCAGGACGATCTCTTTCCCGATGTGCAGGCCAGCGCGGAGGAGGTGCGCGCTTTCTACCGCAAGCATCGCATCGACCTCTTCACGACGTCTGCGCGCGTCAAGCTGCGTAGCATCACGCTGCCCTCACGCCAAGTCGCCGAAAACGTCGCCGACCGCGTACACGACGGACTGGCGTTCTCCGAGGCCGCCCGTCGTTACAGCCAGGACAAGGAGACACGCGCCAGCGGCGGACTGCTGGGCTGGGTATCGATCTCCGGACTGCCCGAGGCCGCAGCCGACGCCATCGCTGACACGCCGACAGGTAGCGTCTCCGCGCCTGTACAACTGCTGGGTCGTTGGCACCTCTACGCCGTGCTCGATCGCAAGGCCGCGACGGCGGTGCCGTTCTCCGGCGTGTCCGCCGAGATCGCCACGGAACTCACGCGTCGCGCACGCGCGGCCGCGCTCGCTAAATGGCTCACGCAAGCCGAGGACAACGCCACCATCGTTGTGCACTAG
- a CDS encoding bifunctional (p)ppGpp synthetase/guanosine-3',5'-bis(diphosphate) 3'-pyrophosphohydrolase, with amino-acid sequence MAHTVSDQRLPADLPDSHTLTQVPAEYVPLLDEVFAAVEQYNPEPDRELITRAFVTAALLHSTQSRKSGEAYIHHPVGTAINAAELKLDSVTIAAALLHDVVEDTGTPLSWIEEQFGAEIAMLVDGVTKLTKMHFTSREEEQAENYRKMIVAMATDIRVILIKLCDRLHNMRTLSYLEKQKQIQKAKETLDVYAPLAHRLGIHNLKWQLEDLSFGTLHPRRYEEIQKWVAQRRADREDYVQEATAFLSEELTGAGIKAEIRGRVKHFYSIYLKMSRGGKEFNEIFDLTGMRVLVDSVRDCYGAVGIIHSLWKPLPGRFKDYIAMPKFNLYQSLHTTVIGPGGKPLEIQIRTYDMHQTAEYGVAAHWLYKERGERDQDKLAWLHQMMEWQSETGDAKEFMDTLRVDLFEDEVFVFTPKGDVKSLAAGSTPVDFAFAVHTDVGSHTVGAKVNGRIVPLHSKLSSGDIVEVITSKSSRGPSRDWLDFVQTTRARQKIRQHFRREQREDSEHSGRDLLLEVLRREGVASQKILTSKVFSQICKEIGFNKPDDLYAAIGSGRVPVKTVANKILQVSGTMKEAAPAPEPMPLRPAHDHEEPQALSGEFGIAVEGMSDIMVRMAKCCKPIPGDEIVGYISLGKGITIHRADCKNARALMKNPERFMKVAWKGLAGTSFRVEIMIEALDRNHLLEDLVRTLSDSGVNIVGGSMQTLTDGVVRDRFTLQVGDVRQLDNILANIRNIHTVYDAYRVVGG; translated from the coding sequence ATGGCACACACTGTTTCAGACCAACGACTACCTGCCGACCTGCCTGACAGCCACACGCTGACTCAGGTCCCGGCCGAATACGTGCCGCTACTCGACGAGGTCTTCGCCGCCGTCGAGCAGTACAACCCCGAGCCGGATCGTGAGCTCATCACCCGGGCTTTCGTCACTGCGGCCCTCCTGCACTCCACGCAGAGTCGCAAGAGCGGTGAGGCCTATATCCATCACCCGGTGGGAACGGCCATCAACGCCGCCGAGCTCAAGCTCGATTCGGTGACTATCGCCGCGGCCCTCCTGCACGACGTCGTCGAGGACACCGGCACGCCGCTCAGCTGGATCGAGGAGCAGTTCGGCGCCGAGATCGCCATGCTCGTCGACGGCGTCACCAAGCTGACGAAGATGCACTTCACGTCGCGCGAAGAAGAGCAGGCCGAGAACTACCGCAAGATGATCGTGGCGATGGCGACCGACATCCGCGTCATCCTGATCAAACTCTGCGATCGGCTGCACAACATGCGCACACTGAGCTACCTCGAGAAGCAGAAGCAGATCCAGAAGGCCAAGGAGACACTCGACGTCTACGCGCCCCTCGCTCATCGACTCGGTATCCACAACCTGAAGTGGCAACTCGAGGATCTCTCGTTCGGCACCCTACATCCTCGCCGGTACGAGGAGATCCAGAAGTGGGTCGCGCAACGCCGCGCCGATCGCGAGGACTACGTGCAGGAGGCGACGGCCTTCCTCAGCGAAGAACTGACGGGCGCCGGCATCAAGGCAGAGATCCGCGGCCGCGTCAAGCACTTCTACTCGATCTACCTCAAGATGAGCCGCGGCGGCAAAGAATTCAACGAGATCTTCGATCTTACGGGCATGCGCGTACTCGTCGACTCTGTGCGCGACTGCTACGGCGCCGTCGGCATCATCCATTCACTCTGGAAGCCGCTCCCGGGACGCTTCAAAGACTACATCGCGATGCCCAAGTTCAACCTCTACCAGTCTCTGCACACCACGGTGATCGGCCCCGGCGGCAAGCCCCTGGAGATTCAGATTCGCACCTACGACATGCATCAGACGGCGGAGTACGGCGTCGCCGCCCACTGGCTGTACAAGGAGCGCGGCGAGCGCGATCAAGACAAGCTCGCCTGGTTGCACCAGATGATGGAGTGGCAGTCGGAGACGGGCGATGCCAAGGAGTTCATGGACACCTTGCGCGTCGACCTCTTCGAGGACGAGGTCTTCGTCTTCACGCCCAAGGGCGACGTCAAGAGTCTCGCCGCGGGCAGTACGCCCGTCGACTTCGCCTTTGCCGTGCACACAGACGTCGGCAGCCATACCGTGGGCGCCAAGGTCAACGGGCGCATCGTCCCGTTGCACTCCAAGCTCAGCTCCGGAGACATCGTCGAGGTGATCACGAGCAAGTCCAGTCGCGGACCTTCGCGCGACTGGCTGGACTTCGTGCAGACCACACGTGCACGCCAGAAGATCCGCCAGCACTTCCGCCGCGAGCAGCGCGAGGACTCGGAGCACTCCGGCCGCGACTTGCTGCTCGAGGTCCTTCGCCGCGAGGGCGTGGCCAGCCAGAAGATCCTCACCTCCAAAGTCTTCTCCCAGATCTGCAAGGAGATTGGCTTCAACAAGCCGGACGATCTGTATGCGGCGATTGGCTCCGGACGTGTGCCGGTAAAGACGGTAGCCAACAAGATTCTGCAGGTCTCCGGAACGATGAAGGAGGCTGCACCAGCCCCCGAGCCGATGCCCCTCCGGCCCGCCCACGACCACGAAGAGCCGCAGGCGCTCTCGGGTGAGTTCGGCATCGCCGTCGAGGGCATGAGCGACATCATGGTTCGTATGGCCAAGTGCTGTAAGCCGATCCCCGGCGATGAGATCGTCGGCTACATCTCGCTCGGCAAGGGCATCACGATCCACCGCGCGGACTGCAAGAACGCGCGCGCGTTGATGAAGAACCCGGAACGCTTCATGAAGGTGGCCTGGAAGGGTCTTGCCGGAACATCGTTCCGCGTCGAGATCATGATCGAGGCCCTCGACCGCAACCATCTTCTCGAAGACCTCGTTCGGACGCTCTCGGATTCCGGCGTCAACATCGTCGGCGGCAGCATGCAGACGCTCACGGACGGCGTGGTTCGCGATCGCTTCACGCTGCAGGTCGGCGACGTGCGCCAGCTCGACAACATCCTCGCCAACATCCGCAACATCCACACCGTCTACGACGCCTACCGCGTCGTCGGCGGCTAG
- a CDS encoding ABC transporter permease, whose translation MTHPAAPSAADPQTQPTLDESRSADGTVGSRRTSLWRDTWRRLKRNHLAVVGLGIIIVFLTLGMAQEIAYLVGVGSGEPGAGYLAPFDPNATNYDLTPKGLGSPPSASHPFGTDYLGRDILSRCLVATRISMLVGVIAVAIALAIGLILGPVSGYYGGRVDAVIMRLADIFFAFPYILFVLLIMTVLGPGLWNVFIAIGILGWASYARLNRGSVLSVKAMEYVEAARAQGATDLRIIFRHVLPNTMAPIYVAIAMGIGGAIVTEAALSFLGIGIQPPDASWGKMISDYLTYLGAGSWWMVLFPSLFLTITVFGFISFGNGLRDATDPKLKE comes from the coding sequence GTGACCCACCCCGCAGCCCCATCAGCGGCAGATCCGCAGACGCAGCCGACCCTCGACGAGTCGCGTTCGGCGGACGGAACAGTGGGCAGCCGGCGCACTAGCCTCTGGCGCGACACGTGGCGGCGCCTCAAGCGCAACCACCTCGCGGTAGTCGGCCTGGGCATCATCATCGTCTTCTTGACCCTAGGCATGGCCCAGGAAATCGCCTACCTAGTCGGCGTGGGCTCGGGCGAGCCGGGCGCAGGGTATCTCGCCCCGTTCGATCCCAACGCGACCAACTACGATCTCACGCCCAAGGGCCTCGGCTCGCCGCCCAGCGCGTCGCACCCCTTCGGGACCGACTACCTAGGGCGCGACATCCTCTCGCGCTGTCTCGTGGCAACGCGCATCTCCATGCTCGTCGGCGTCATCGCCGTCGCCATCGCGCTGGCGATCGGGCTTATCCTCGGGCCCGTCTCAGGCTACTACGGTGGTCGCGTCGATGCCGTCATCATGCGTCTCGCCGACATCTTCTTCGCCTTTCCGTACATCCTGTTCGTGTTGCTCATCATGACCGTGCTCGGGCCAGGACTTTGGAACGTCTTCATCGCCATCGGCATCCTCGGCTGGGCGAGCTATGCGCGTCTCAATCGCGGCTCGGTCTTGAGCGTGAAGGCAATGGAGTATGTGGAGGCGGCACGAGCGCAGGGAGCAACCGACCTGCGCATCATCTTCCGCCACGTGCTGCCCAACACGATGGCGCCGATCTATGTGGCCATCGCCATGGGCATCGGCGGCGCCATCGTCACCGAGGCGGCCCTCAGCTTCCTCGGCATCGGCATCCAGCCTCCAGACGCGTCCTGGGGCAAGATGATCTCCGACTACCTCACCTATCTCGGAGCGGGCAGCTGGTGGATGGTTCTGTTCCCGAGCCTCTTCCTGACGATCACGGTCTTCGGTTTCATCTCGTTCGGCAATGGCTTGCGCGACGCCACCGACCCCAAACTCAAGGAGTAG